A window from Pseudomonas sp. MRSN 12121 encodes these proteins:
- the fliH gene encoding flagellar assembly protein FliH translates to MSSSSDESHSDLIRARDVGGFDVWALPSFDPHVPEPEPEPEPVEELPVEIEEVPLAEVRPLTLEELESIRQDAYNEGFATGEKEGFHSTTLKVRQEAEVALNARLAPLETLMRNLFEPIAEQDTQIEKALVNLVRHMTRQVIQRELSMDSSQIEQVMREALKLLPLGVGDVRLYINPQDFAQVKSLRERHEESWRIVEDEALLPGGCRVETEHSRIDATMETRIAKIMDKLSDQLHEQALHPAGPDLSVELGEATGKPAAAAEPVDNAPDPADAP, encoded by the coding sequence ATGTCGTCCAGCAGTGATGAGTCCCACAGCGACCTGATTCGCGCTCGGGACGTCGGTGGTTTCGACGTCTGGGCGCTGCCCAGTTTCGACCCCCATGTGCCTGAACCCGAGCCTGAACCGGAGCCGGTCGAAGAGCTGCCGGTGGAAATCGAGGAAGTGCCGCTGGCAGAAGTGCGGCCATTGACCCTCGAAGAACTCGAGAGCATTCGCCAGGATGCCTATAACGAAGGGTTCGCCACAGGTGAAAAAGAGGGCTTCCACAGCACCACGCTGAAGGTCCGCCAGGAAGCCGAGGTGGCCCTGAATGCCCGCCTGGCGCCCCTGGAAACCCTGATGCGCAACCTGTTCGAGCCGATCGCCGAGCAAGACACGCAGATCGAGAAGGCCCTGGTCAACCTGGTGCGGCACATGACGCGCCAGGTGATCCAGCGCGAACTGAGCATGGACTCCAGCCAGATCGAACAGGTCATGCGCGAGGCCCTCAAGTTGTTGCCGCTGGGTGTCGGCGACGTGCGCCTGTACATCAATCCCCAGGATTTCGCCCAGGTCAAAAGCCTGCGTGAGCGCCATGAGGAAAGCTGGCGCATCGTCGAGGACGAAGCCCTGCTGCCGGGCGGTTGCCGGGTCGAGACCGAGCACAGCCGTATCGACGCGACCATGGAAACCCGGATCGCCAAGATCATGGACAAGCTGTCCGACCAGCTTCACGAGCAGGCTTTGCATCCCGCCGGCCCCGACCTGAGTGTCGAGCTGGGAGAGGCCACGGGCAAGCCTGCCGCGGCTGCCGAGCCTGTCGACAACGCGCCGGACCCCGCCGATGCGCCTTGA
- the fliI gene encoding flagellar protein export ATPase FliI — protein sequence MRLDRTSFGKRLSSYTEATELPNQPILEGRLLRMVGLTLEAEGLRAAMGSRCLVINDDSYHPVQVEAEVMGFSGNKVFLMPVGSVAGIAPGARVVPLADTGRLPMGMSMLGRVLDGAGRALDGKGGMKAEDWVPMDGPTINPLKRDPISQPLDVGIRSINGLLTVGRGQRLGLFAGTGVGKSVLLGMMTRFTEADIIVVGLIGERGREVKEFIEHILGEEGLKRSVVVASPADDAPLMRLRAAMYCTRIAEYFRDKGKNVLLLMDSLTRFAQAQREIALAIGEPPATKGYPPSVFAKLPKLVERAGNAEAGGGSITAFYTVLSEGDDQQDPIADSARGVLDGHIVLSRRLAEEGHYPAIDIEASISRVMPAVVTPEHMTRAQYFKQLWSRYQQARDLISVGAYVAGGDRETDAAIALQPSMVAYLRQGLNDSISLGESQAHLEMVFAPAPGG from the coding sequence ATGCGCCTTGACCGCACCAGCTTCGGCAAGCGCCTGAGCAGCTACACCGAAGCCACCGAACTGCCGAACCAGCCGATTCTCGAAGGACGCCTGTTGCGCATGGTCGGCCTGACCCTGGAGGCCGAGGGCCTGCGGGCGGCCATGGGCAGCCGCTGCCTGGTGATCAACGACGACAGCTATCACCCGGTGCAGGTCGAGGCCGAGGTGATGGGTTTTTCTGGCAACAAGGTGTTCCTGATGCCGGTCGGCAGTGTCGCCGGCATCGCCCCGGGCGCCCGCGTGGTGCCGCTGGCCGATACCGGGCGCCTGCCGATGGGCATGAGCATGCTCGGGCGGGTGCTCGACGGTGCCGGCCGTGCCCTGGACGGCAAGGGCGGAATGAAAGCCGAGGACTGGGTGCCGATGGATGGTCCGACCATCAACCCGCTCAAGCGCGACCCTATCAGCCAGCCGCTGGATGTGGGCATTCGCAGCATCAACGGATTATTGACGGTGGGACGCGGCCAGCGCCTGGGCCTGTTCGCCGGTACCGGCGTGGGCAAGAGTGTGCTGCTGGGCATGATGACCCGCTTTACCGAGGCCGACATCATCGTGGTCGGCCTGATCGGCGAGCGGGGACGCGAGGTGAAGGAATTCATCGAGCACATCCTCGGTGAAGAAGGGCTCAAGCGTTCCGTGGTGGTGGCATCGCCAGCGGACGATGCGCCGCTGATGCGCTTGCGCGCCGCGATGTACTGCACGCGCATCGCCGAATATTTTCGCGACAAGGGCAAGAACGTCCTGTTGCTGATGGACTCCCTGACGCGTTTCGCCCAGGCCCAGCGGGAAATCGCCCTGGCCATCGGCGAGCCGCCGGCGACCAAGGGTTATCCGCCGTCGGTATTCGCCAAGCTGCCGAAGCTGGTGGAGCGTGCGGGGAATGCCGAGGCCGGCGGCGGTTCGATTACCGCGTTCTATACCGTGCTGTCCGAAGGCGACGACCAGCAGGACCCGATCGCCGACTCGGCCCGTGGCGTACTCGACGGGCACATCGTGCTGTCGCGGCGCCTGGCGGAGGAGGGGCACTACCCGGCCATCGATATCGAGGCGTCCATCAGCCGGGTGATGCCGGCGGTGGTGACCCCGGAGCATATGACCCGCGCCCAGTACTTCAAGCAGCTGTGGTCGCGTTACCAGCAGGCGCGCGACCTGATCAGCGTCGGGGCCTACGTCGCCGGTGGCGATCGCGAAACCGACGCCGCGATTGCCCTGCAGCCGTCGATGGTCGCTTACCTGCGCCAGGGGCTCAACGACAGCATCAGCCTGGGGGAAAGCCAAGCTCATCTGGAGATGGTTTTCGCCCCGGCGCCGGGCGGTTAA
- the fliJ gene encoding flagellar export protein FliJ has translation MANSRAARLAPVVEMAESAERTAAQRLGHFQGQVRLAESKLGDLERFRGEYQQQWIERGSGGVSGQWLMNYQHFLNQLETAVGQQRQSLAWHQNNLNRARETWQQAYARVEGLRKLVQRYIDEARQLEDKREQKLLDELSQRLPRQDPY, from the coding sequence ATGGCCAACAGTCGCGCCGCGCGCCTGGCGCCCGTGGTCGAAATGGCCGAAAGCGCCGAGCGCACCGCCGCCCAGCGCCTGGGGCATTTTCAGGGGCAGGTGCGCCTGGCGGAAAGCAAGCTGGGCGATCTGGAGCGCTTTCGTGGCGAATACCAGCAGCAGTGGATCGAGCGGGGTAGCGGCGGCGTGTCCGGCCAGTGGCTGATGAACTACCAGCACTTCCTCAATCAGCTGGAAACCGCCGTGGGGCAGCAGCGGCAGAGCCTGGCCTGGCACCAGAACAACCTCAATCGTGCCCGGGAAACCTGGCAGCAGGCCTATGCCCGGGTCGAGGGGCTGCGCAAGCTGGTGCAGCGCTATATCGACGAGGCGCGCCAGCTGGAAGACAAGCGCGAGCAGAAGCTGCTCGATGAGCTGTCCCAGCGCCTGCCGCGCCAGGATCCGTACTGA
- a CDS encoding STAS domain-containing protein, which yields MSVVTEVSPDGQKLTISVKGRFDFGRHQEFRNSYERLDKKPDSIVVDLKDATYLDSSALGMLLLLRDHAGGDESDVRVINSNSDVRKILAISNFDKLFDIS from the coding sequence ATGTCAGTCGTTACTGAAGTATCACCGGACGGGCAAAAATTGACGATTTCGGTCAAGGGACGTTTCGATTTCGGCCGTCACCAGGAATTTCGCAATTCCTACGAGCGCCTCGACAAAAAGCCCGACTCCATTGTGGTTGACCTGAAGGACGCCACCTACCTCGACAGTTCGGCCCTGGGTATGCTGCTGTTGCTACGCGATCACGCCGGTGGCGACGAATCCGACGTGCGAGTGATCAACAGCAACTCGGACGTGCGCAAGATTCTCGCCATTTCCAACTTTGACAAGCTGTTCGACATCAGTTGA
- a CDS encoding fused response regulator/phosphatase produces MQPLAAPLRVLIAEDGASDRLLLSSIVRRQGHEVLTASNGAEAVEVFIRQHPHLVLMDAMMPVMDGFEAARQIKQLAGEALVPIIFLTSLTESEALARCLEAGGDDFLAKPYSPVILAAKIKAMDRLRRLQETVLRQRDQITQHHDYLLNEQRVAKAVFDKVAHSGCLSAPNIRYLQSPYALFNGDLLLAAFTPAGDMHVLLGDFTGHGLPAAVGAMPLAEVFYGMTAKGYGLPETLREMNAKLKRILPVDMFCCATLLCLSFQRQAVEVWNGGMPDGYLHRLATGERMPLVARHLPLGVLGAEAFDDRTEVFPMVPGDRVFLLSDGVIDTCNADEQLFGVERLRQVFAANREPDLLFEEIQQALSRFGGDARDDVSMVEVSLLQDRELRPPALVYSDSGQSCPLDWSVSFEYRAATLKRFNPLPYLLQLLLEVHGLRAQSGALYSVLAELYSNALEHGVLGLDSSLKRDAQGFSRYYRERAARLEQLQDGFVRVHLLVEPRGAGGRLLIRVEDSGNGFDVGRVLARPVDADRLSGRGVSLIRQLSRHASWSDDGRSACVEFFWEPLA; encoded by the coding sequence ATGCAGCCGCTGGCGGCGCCTTTGCGCGTGCTGATCGCCGAGGACGGGGCGAGCGACCGCCTGCTGCTGTCGAGCATCGTCCGGCGCCAGGGGCATGAGGTGTTGACGGCGAGCAACGGCGCCGAAGCGGTGGAGGTGTTCATCCGGCAGCATCCGCACCTGGTGCTGATGGACGCGATGATGCCGGTCATGGACGGCTTCGAGGCCGCCCGGCAGATCAAGCAGCTGGCCGGCGAGGCACTGGTACCGATCATTTTCCTCACCTCGCTCACCGAGAGCGAAGCGCTGGCGCGCTGCCTGGAAGCCGGCGGCGACGATTTTCTGGCAAAACCCTACAGCCCGGTGATCCTGGCGGCCAAGATCAAGGCCATGGATCGTTTGCGGCGCCTGCAGGAAACGGTGCTGCGCCAGCGCGACCAGATTACCCAGCACCATGACTATCTGCTCAACGAGCAACGGGTGGCCAAGGCCGTCTTCGACAAGGTGGCGCATTCCGGATGCCTGAGCGCGCCGAATATCCGTTACCTGCAATCGCCCTATGCCCTGTTCAACGGAGACTTGCTGCTGGCGGCCTTTACCCCGGCGGGCGACATGCACGTCCTGCTGGGAGACTTCACCGGCCATGGCTTGCCGGCGGCCGTGGGCGCCATGCCCCTGGCCGAGGTGTTCTATGGCATGACCGCCAAGGGCTACGGGCTGCCGGAAACCCTGCGCGAGATGAACGCCAAGCTCAAGCGCATCCTGCCGGTGGACATGTTCTGCTGTGCGACGCTGCTGTGCCTGAGCTTTCAGCGGCAAGCGGTGGAGGTCTGGAATGGCGGTATGCCGGACGGTTACCTGCATCGCCTGGCAACGGGCGAGCGCATGCCGCTGGTGGCGCGCCACTTGCCGTTGGGCGTGCTGGGGGCCGAGGCGTTCGACGATCGCACCGAGGTCTTTCCCATGGTGCCCGGCGACCGGGTGTTCCTGTTGTCCGATGGGGTGATCGATACCTGCAACGCCGACGAGCAGCTGTTCGGGGTCGAGCGACTGCGGCAGGTCTTTGCCGCCAATCGCGAGCCGGACTTGCTGTTCGAGGAGATACAACAGGCCCTGAGCCGCTTTGGCGGCGATGCGCGGGACGATGTGAGCATGGTCGAGGTCAGCCTGCTCCAGGACAGGGAATTGAGGCCGCCGGCGCTGGTGTACTCCGATAGTGGCCAATCCTGCCCGCTGGACTGGTCGGTGAGTTTCGAATACCGCGCCGCCACCCTGAAGCGCTTCAATCCCTTGCCTTATCTGTTGCAGCTGTTGCTGGAAGTGCATGGCCTGCGGGCGCAGAGCGGGGCGCTCTACAGTGTGCTGGCCGAGTTGTATTCCAACGCCCTGGAGCATGGAGTGCTGGGCCTGGACTCGAGCCTCAAGCGCGATGCGCAAGGGTTTTCCCGTTATTACCGCGAGCGCGCGGCGAGGCTCGAGCAATTGCAGGACGGGTTCGTGCGGGTCCACCTGTTGGTGGAACCTCGCGGGGCGGGCGGACGCTTGCTGATTCGCGTCGAGGACAGTGGCAACGGCTTCGATGTCGGACGGGTGCTGGCCCGGCCTGTGGATGCCGATCGCCTGTCGGGGCGTGGTGTCAGCCTGATCCGCCAACTTAGCCGGCATGCCAGCTGGTCTGATGACGGTCGCAGCGCCTGCGTGGAGTTTTTCTGGGAGCCTCTGGCATAA
- a CDS encoding Hpt domain-containing protein, with product MAEIHLDHDVLNALQEVMEEEYPLLLDTFLCDSEERLRQLHKVDDPRQLVATAHSFKGSSSNMGAIRLAELCHQLEQRAKDSSLRGIEQLVGEIDGEFAIVRQLCEQERQRFHC from the coding sequence GTGGCTGAGATTCATCTGGATCACGATGTGCTGAATGCCTTGCAGGAAGTCATGGAGGAGGAGTATCCGCTGTTGCTCGATACCTTTCTCTGCGACTCCGAAGAGCGTTTACGCCAATTGCACAAGGTCGACGATCCCCGTCAACTTGTCGCCACTGCCCATAGTTTCAAAGGCAGCAGCAGCAACATGGGGGCCATTCGCCTGGCCGAGCTGTGTCATCAACTGGAGCAGCGTGCCAAGGATTCGTCATTGCGTGGCATCGAGCAGTTGGTGGGCGAGATCGATGGCGAATTCGCCATTGTCCGCCAGTTGTGCGAGCAGGAACGCCAGCGTTTCCATTGCTGA
- a CDS encoding flagellar hook-length control protein FliK gives MPVTPNMLLQAASQAKTQAASANPLASAGEPGDKGASFARVFAKQASGSSVSLADGPLKPSRDKGGDTRAQAAPTQDQTAAATSTVADSGKTLPADQAASSTDKPTDDQATSVEQPLADGTQPDPSLDPALMQAVQPLPAPVPAPEPQATPAPVPASLPAEPPLAAVAVASTVAPAPAPVDPGFDPEADPLDSLPAVRLAMEQGGHVSVSSQAPSKSAPPVVADDGPTSAQAFASGMANMLDLQVDKDSTDQGGEKAFSGLLDDGLKDLKSAASDTRVDDFANRLAALTQAATPKTANAVVVNQPLAMHQSGWTEEVVNRVMYLSAVNLKSAEIQLQPAELGRLDIRVNMVPDQQTQVTFMSAHVGVREALEGQMYRLRDMFQQQGMGQVDVNVSDQSRNWQGGQEQAQQGQHRSSGASANGTRLDGMDDELPQSVAEAAASTATVIGSSAVDYYA, from the coding sequence ATGCCCGTAACCCCGAACATGCTTCTTCAGGCCGCCTCCCAGGCCAAGACTCAGGCTGCTTCCGCCAACCCCCTGGCCAGCGCCGGCGAGCCCGGGGACAAGGGCGCCAGCTTCGCCCGGGTGTTCGCCAAGCAGGCTTCGGGCTCATCGGTCTCTCTCGCTGACGGTCCGCTGAAGCCTTCCCGTGACAAGGGCGGCGATACCCGTGCCCAGGCTGCTCCGACCCAGGATCAGACTGCCGCCGCCACGTCGACGGTTGCCGATAGCGGCAAAACCTTGCCTGCCGACCAGGCCGCCAGCAGCACCGATAAGCCGACCGACGACCAGGCGACGAGCGTGGAGCAACCGCTGGCCGATGGCACGCAGCCTGATCCGTCCCTTGACCCGGCATTGATGCAGGCGGTCCAGCCGTTGCCGGCACCCGTTCCAGCCCCCGAGCCGCAAGCAACGCCTGCCCCAGTACCGGCATCGCTGCCGGCCGAGCCACCGCTCGCGGCCGTGGCTGTGGCCAGCACGGTGGCGCCGGCCCCGGCGCCGGTCGACCCCGGGTTCGATCCCGAAGCCGACCCGCTGGACTCGCTGCCCGCGGTGCGCCTGGCCATGGAGCAGGGTGGCCATGTCTCGGTGTCCAGCCAGGCACCGAGCAAGTCGGCGCCGCCGGTGGTGGCCGATGACGGCCCGACGTCGGCCCAGGCTTTCGCCAGCGGCATGGCCAACATGCTTGATCTGCAAGTGGACAAGGACAGCACCGACCAGGGCGGCGAAAAAGCCTTCAGCGGCTTGCTCGATGACGGCCTCAAGGACCTCAAGAGCGCAGCCAGCGATACCCGGGTCGACGATTTCGCCAACCGCCTGGCGGCCCTGACCCAGGCGGCGACGCCCAAGACGGCCAATGCCGTTGTGGTGAACCAGCCCCTGGCCATGCATCAGAGCGGCTGGACCGAAGAAGTGGTCAACCGGGTCATGTACCTGTCCGCCGTCAATCTGAAGTCGGCGGAGATCCAATTGCAGCCGGCCGAGCTCGGGCGCCTGGATATCCGCGTAAACATGGTGCCGGACCAGCAGACCCAGGTGACCTTCATGAGCGCCCATGTTGGTGTGCGCGAGGCGCTCGAGGGCCAGATGTATCGCCTGCGGGACATGTTCCAGCAGCAGGGCATGGGCCAGGTCGACGTCAATGTCTCCGACCAGTCGCGCAACTGGCAGGGTGGCCAGGAGCAGGCGCAGCAGGGCCAGCACCGCAGCAGCGGCGCCAGCGCCAATGGCACGCGCCTGGACGGCATGGATGACGAGTTGCCGCAGAGCGTCGCCGAGGCGGCCGCCAGTACCGCCACGGTCATTGGTTCTAGCGCCGTCGACTACTACGCCTGA
- the fliL gene encoding flagellar basal body-associated protein FliL, with the protein MAKSDEAAEKTPAGKSKLKLILLIVLALLLAIGLSVGATWYFMHSSAQSKPAETPEAASNVKPAAIYEPMAPAFVANYTQNGRQRYMQVSITLLARNQADLDALKVHMPVIRNNLVMLFSGQSFDTLATPVGQEMLRQKATASVQEVAQKEVGKVVVEQLLFTNFVLQ; encoded by the coding sequence ATGGCGAAGAGCGACGAAGCAGCAGAGAAAACCCCCGCCGGGAAAAGCAAACTCAAGCTTATCCTGTTGATTGTCCTGGCCTTGTTGCTGGCGATCGGCTTGTCGGTCGGGGCGACCTGGTACTTCATGCACAGCAGTGCCCAGAGCAAGCCGGCCGAAACCCCCGAGGCGGCCAGCAACGTCAAGCCGGCGGCGATCTATGAGCCGATGGCGCCCGCCTTCGTGGCCAACTACACGCAGAACGGCCGTCAGCGCTACATGCAGGTGAGCATTACCCTGCTGGCGCGCAACCAGGCCGACCTGGATGCGCTGAAAGTGCATATGCCGGTGATCCGCAACAACCTGGTCATGCTGTTCTCCGGTCAGAGTTTCGACACCCTGGCGACCCCGGTCGGCCAGGAAATGCTGCGTCAGAAGGCCACCGCCAGCGTGCAGGAAGTGGCCCAGAAAGAGGTGGGCAAAGTGGTGGTCGAGCAGTTGCTCTTTACTAACTTCGTACTGCAGTAG
- the fliM gene encoding flagellar motor switch protein FliM, whose protein sequence is MAVQDLLSQDEIDALLHGVDDGLVQTEHAAEPGSVKSYDLTSQDRIVRGRMPTLEMINERFARYTRISMFNMLRRSADVAVGGVQVMKFGEYVHSLYVPTSLNLVKIKPLRGTALFILDAKLVFKLVDNFFGGDGRHAKIEGREFTPTELRVVRMVLEQAFVDLKEAWQAIMEVNFEYINSEVNPAMANIVGPSEAIVVSTFHIELDGGGGDLHVTMPYSMIEPVREMLDAGFQSDLDDQDERWSKALREDVLDVDVPLSATVARRQLRLRDILHMQPGDVIPVELPEDMIMRANGVPAFKVKLGSHKGNLALQVIEPIERR, encoded by the coding sequence ATGGCCGTGCAGGACCTGCTGTCCCAGGATGAGATCGACGCGCTGTTGCATGGCGTCGATGACGGTCTGGTACAGACCGAACACGCCGCCGAGCCCGGCAGCGTCAAAAGCTACGACCTGACCAGCCAGGATCGCATCGTCCGTGGACGCATGCCGACGCTGGAGATGATCAACGAACGCTTTGCCCGCTATACCCGCATCAGCATGTTCAACATGCTGCGCCGCTCGGCGGACGTGGCGGTGGGCGGCGTGCAGGTGATGAAGTTCGGCGAATACGTGCACTCGCTGTACGTGCCGACCAGCCTCAACCTGGTGAAGATCAAGCCGCTGCGTGGTACCGCGCTGTTCATTCTCGACGCCAAGCTGGTGTTCAAGCTGGTGGACAACTTCTTCGGCGGCGACGGGCGTCACGCCAAGATCGAAGGCCGCGAATTCACCCCGACCGAGTTGCGGGTGGTGCGCATGGTGCTGGAACAGGCCTTCGTCGACCTCAAGGAAGCCTGGCAGGCGATCATGGAAGTCAACTTCGAGTACATCAACTCCGAAGTGAACCCGGCCATGGCCAACATCGTCGGTCCGAGCGAGGCGATCGTGGTGTCGACCTTCCACATCGAACTCGATGGCGGTGGCGGCGACCTGCACGTGACCATGCCGTACTCGATGATCGAGCCGGTGCGGGAAATGCTCGACGCCGGCTTCCAGTCGGACCTGGACGACCAGGACGAGCGCTGGAGCAAGGCCCTGCGCGAGGACGTGCTGGATGTGGACGTTCCCTTGAGCGCAACCGTTGCCCGTCGCCAGCTGCGCCTGCGCGACATCCTGCACATGCAGCCGGGGGATGTGATTCCGGTGGAGTTGCCGGAAGACATGATCATGCGTGCCAACGGCGTGCCGGCGTTCAAGGTCAAGCTGGGCTCGCACAAGGGCAACCTGGCCCTGCAAGTGATCGAGCCGATCGAGCGCCGCTGA
- the fliN gene encoding flagellar motor switch protein FliN, with amino-acid sequence MADEHEMTSAEDQALADEWAAALQETGEAGQNDIDALLAADAASSPASNRLPMEEFGSVPKNNEPVSLDGPNLDVILDIPVSISMEVGSTDINIRNLLQLNQGSVIELDRLAGEPLDVLVNGTLIAHGEVVVVNEKFGIRLTDVISPSERIKKLR; translated from the coding sequence ATGGCTGACGAACACGAAATGACTTCCGCAGAAGACCAGGCCCTGGCTGACGAGTGGGCGGCCGCCCTGCAGGAAACCGGCGAGGCCGGGCAAAACGATATCGATGCCTTGCTGGCAGCCGACGCGGCCAGTTCGCCGGCATCCAATCGCCTGCCGATGGAAGAATTCGGCAGCGTGCCCAAGAACAACGAGCCGGTGAGCCTCGACGGTCCGAACCTGGACGTGATCCTGGATATTCCGGTATCGATCTCCATGGAAGTGGGCAGCACCGATATCAACATTCGCAATCTGTTGCAGCTTAACCAGGGTTCGGTGATCGAGCTCGATCGCCTGGCCGGCGAGCCGTTGGACGTGCTGGTCAACGGCACGCTGATCGCCCATGGCGAAGTGGTGGTGGTCAACGAGAAGTTCGGCATCCGCCTGACTGACGTGATCAGCCCGAGCGAACGCATCAAGAAGCTGCGCTAA
- the fliO gene encoding flagellar biosynthetic protein FliO, with protein MRRALALFLAWPLWVVAAEPAAATAAPTIGSGGVAGQLAQLVLGLLLVVGLIFFLAWLLRRVQQAGPAGKGQVIELLGSRALGPRDRLVLVQVGNEQILLGLTPGTITPLHVLKEPVQVPSSEPATPEFAQRLMELMGKDQKDKK; from the coding sequence GTGAGAAGGGCACTCGCGCTGTTTCTCGCCTGGCCGCTCTGGGTCGTGGCCGCCGAGCCGGCGGCCGCCACCGCGGCGCCGACGATTGGCAGTGGCGGCGTGGCCGGCCAGTTGGCCCAGCTGGTGCTGGGCCTGTTGCTGGTGGTGGGGCTGATCTTCTTTCTCGCCTGGCTGTTGCGCCGGGTGCAGCAGGCCGGTCCGGCCGGCAAGGGGCAGGTCATCGAGCTGCTCGGTTCGCGGGCGCTCGGCCCGCGGGACCGGCTGGTGCTGGTTCAGGTCGGCAACGAACAGATTCTGCTCGGCCTGACGCCGGGCACCATCACGCCGCTGCATGTGCTCAAGGAGCCGGTGCAGGTGCCGAGCAGCGAGCCGGCGACGCCGGAATTCGCCCAGCGCCTGATGGAGCTCATGGGCAAGGATCAGAAGGATAAGAAGTAA
- the fliP gene encoding flagellar type III secretion system pore protein FliP (The bacterial flagellar biogenesis protein FliP forms a type III secretion system (T3SS)-type pore required for flagellar assembly.), which produces MPLRFLLMLALMLAAPLALAADPLSIPAITLGTNADGQQEYSVSLQILLIMTALSFIPAFVMLMTSFTRIIIVFSILRQALGLQQTPSNQILTGMALFLTMFIMAPVFDRVNQDALQPYLAEKLSAQDAVAKAQVPIKDFMLAQTRSSDLELFMRLSKRTDIATPDQAPLTILVPAFVTSELKTAFQIGFMIFIPFLIIDLVVASVLMAMGMMMLSPLIISLPFKIMLFVLVDGWALIIGTLAGSFGGV; this is translated from the coding sequence ATGCCGTTGCGCTTCCTCTTGATGTTGGCCCTGATGCTGGCCGCACCGCTGGCGCTGGCGGCCGACCCGTTGTCGATCCCGGCGATCACCCTCGGCACCAACGCCGACGGCCAGCAGGAATATTCGGTCAGCCTGCAGATCCTGCTGATCATGACGGCGCTGAGCTTCATTCCGGCGTTCGTCATGCTGATGACCAGCTTCACCCGAATCATCATCGTGTTTTCGATCCTGCGTCAGGCCCTGGGCCTGCAGCAGACGCCGTCGAACCAGATCCTTACCGGCATGGCGCTGTTCCTGACGATGTTCATCATGGCCCCGGTGTTCGACCGGGTGAACCAGGACGCGCTGCAACCCTACCTGGCGGAAAAACTCAGCGCGCAGGACGCGGTAGCCAAGGCCCAGGTGCCGATCAAGGATTTCATGCTGGCCCAGACCCGCAGTAGCGACCTGGAGCTGTTCATGCGCCTGTCCAAGCGCACCGACATCGCGACGCCGGACCAGGCGCCGCTGACGATCCTGGTGCCGGCCTTCGTGACCTCGGAGCTGAAGACCGCGTTCCAGATCGGCTTCATGATCTTCATCCCGTTCCTGATCATCGACCTGGTGGTCGCCAGTGTGCTGATGGCCATGGGGATGATGATGCTGTCGCCGCTGATCATTTCCCTGCCGTTCAAGATCATGCTGTTCGTGCTGGTGGATGGCTGGGCGCTGATCATCGGCACCCTGGCGGGCAGTTTCGGCGGTGTTTAG
- the fliQ gene encoding flagellar biosynthesis protein FliQ, with protein MTPEVAVDLFREALWLTTMMVAILVIPSLLVGLLVAMFQAATQINEQTLSFLPRLLVMLVTLIVAGPWLVQTFMEYILQLYGSIPQLIG; from the coding sequence ATGACCCCTGAAGTCGCTGTAGACCTGTTCCGCGAAGCGCTCTGGCTGACCACCATGATGGTCGCCATCCTGGTGATCCCCAGCCTGCTGGTGGGGTTGCTGGTGGCGATGTTCCAGGCCGCCACCCAGATCAACGAACAGACCCTGAGCTTCCTGCCGCGCCTGCTGGTGATGCTGGTGACGCTGATCGTCGCCGGTCCCTGGCTGGTGCAAACCTTCATGGAATACATCCTGCAGCTGTACGGCAGTATTCCGCAGTTGATCGGCTGA